One Cydia fagiglandana chromosome 11, ilCydFagi1.1, whole genome shotgun sequence genomic region harbors:
- the LOC134668825 gene encoding uncharacterized protein LOC134668825 isoform X2: MHTSMMMAVNSPPVPHRDISGASTAAYRPYNGDHGAPQNQVIRAQPADPERKKDKKWSIGKLFRRKKKDEESGSSSESEEGGTLRSTSKRKSNKKKKRTPAVNNFDHIVIRETRRAQSLAKPVGRDFTDDGVLSDPSAGFINYRPKTREVQASKESLSLRDDVSTRSGRVSLEPTMRKTRKGRLKARVEALRNSMRGESSSDEESLKSSNSSSMVRFRSDDSLMRSRDSSLSKRSRSARNERYIKRLSRDEENQLNKEAELLQQGYTKAEVEMLTRTPTSQSSGYGTCKREQNKQKPELGNDLTRRPIKSESISSFPSTQSYPSTINFNAKINNEHINYSIPFQGNFVKEPLYANNNREKSMPRPDENTDKVMYVKFPLGNVTNIKREERAPPVPPPRDMHRKVATPVSMYYENHSVVSDRMGSNQNITHGVPNNDFERVMRRSQERTNNHGPNGLRRPISNSEDHLAIQNNEYLQHLYQKTEQPRRPASVSAEPNHYGIYAFTPPWRNKIEQPNVVKPEPVQSRNDFLYYADHSPRSRRPISIKTSQNGYENQYLSDSQTSVNVAESVYRRPRNASEFWKKLDDAERQKKQQNIYANSRSNSEHVRNTPRMHHYSEGSNSIPSHTENIDMQNKNRATSVDQSRDVIDGSKMWKATTEYKRSITVEPPKVVTSPTSKTHVRHKSDTFVTNSYQIPSDEDKSSERRKSTNLDDALNELEAIYNSLGLGDEDLLDRAERRESMTPKYNDHFNDWNGNDDEVQLRSQPSTPLRRISRRSTLPDKLQDDMAFRRMNSFSKEKPNLKDAQAQISYMLASPVYVPYASDDERYSGRDEPDIVHDDVVYRNIKQTNNRLKTLEPQPPFGIPLGPVSPAPQSDYLHATPESKGRSRFIPRRSPDLVSDDLAYRSLRKDARHSSLFNGEDYGHINNNHNYNEYPYNKDSAANLKKKRAVRSLSANIFTMIQKEIDDALNMSKVATLQKTHSNSDVMRRLRDTFENNDNEPEHYPRNKVKQRHNTVGLFVNNSHSQNHHFAKDDSCIHSDDKYLPKPASCDKSKSSSPSNRSPQASKRSSKDEFQQVLTMLAQEAMDTSNKLGVALAELDKNRNNNTEKRPDINTRISDSRSHFLNGLTSDSYDNSQPEIKLVNVHSEVVSEPTNRLVKSDNEQTKGQKTEVSLLAISNQLHRVEDQLKHSHEKELNFDDESLRLSSYIDKTEEPLKAQETTVMTPEKKLVPDVFPLTVQNDSIKVELKNQNDFDYNNERKLSPPKMKSTNPFLNSDEKLQEINEINAFKELKDGISDLIAGISQVNDKLFVPKLPKDDDSNKPKVTGITEASKQLSQVTQEVPKPVPNRASVNLSIYEDDLEVKKDAADSAEYNSSEELATIFNLDGNLKLHSVDQKEPEKVRDELSSPKLVQTMNQQLGRLSVDRIDEPASQDLPTNVVPWRAKRENNSQSESRGDAQKRDWHDGTLMLACTYTLMISQHLAELDWLTLLGLLLAVVTIIAMLII; this comes from the exons GCAGTCAACTCACCTCCGGTGCCGCACCGAGACATCTCGGGGGCTTCCACGGCGGCCTACCGCCCCTACAACGGCGACCATGGCGCCCCACAGAACCAAGTCATCAGAGCTCAGCCGGCCGACCCAGAACGGAAGAAAGACAAGAAGTGGTCCATCGGGAAGCTCTTCAGGCGAAAAAAGAAGGATGAGGAAAGCGGATCTTCATCAGAAAGCGAAGAGGGCGGCACTTTGCGCTCCACGTCTAAGAGGAAATCTAATAAAAAGAAGAAAAGGACACCTGCAGTCAACAACTTCGACCATATAGTTATAAGAGAAACCAGGCGGGCCCAGAGCTTAGCTAAACCTGTCGGTCGTGATTTCACTGACGATGGAGTGCTTTCCGACCCATCCGCTGGCTTTATAAACTACAGGCCTAAAACCAGAGAAGTTCAAGCGTCAAAGGAGTCGCTGAGCTTAAGGGATGACGTTTCTACCAGGTCCGGAAGAGTCAGTCTAGAACCTACTATGAGAAAGACGAGGAAGGGCCGTCTAAAAGCCCGAGTTGAAGCGTTGCGGAACAGCATGAGAGGGGAATCGAGCAGCGACGAAGAATCGTTGAAGTCGTCGAATTCATCTTCAATGGTCCGATTCAGGAGCGACGACTCATTGATGCGTTCTCGTGACAGTTCGCTGAGTAAGAGGTCACGAAGCGCTCGAAACGAACGCTACATCAAAAGACTCTCGAGAGACGAGGAGAACCAGCTGAACAAGGAAGCCGAACTGCTGCAGCAGGGATACACGAAAGCTGAAGTGGAAATGCTTACACGAACCCCCACAAGCCAAAGCAGTGGTTACGGCACCTGCAAACgagaacaaaataaacaaaaacctgAACTTGGCAATGATTTAACCCGACGGCCAATCAAATCCGAGTCGATATCTTCATTTCCATCAACTCAAAGTTACCCTTCAACTATTAATTTTAATGCCAAAATTAACAACGAACATATTAACTATTCCATACCGTTTCAAGGTAACTTTGTCAAAGAACCGCTTTACGCTAATAATAACAGGGAAAAATCTATGCCGCGTCCGGATGAAAACACAGATAAAGTCATGTACGTCAAGTTCCCTCTAGGAAATGTTACTAATATTAAAAGGGAAGAGCGAGCTCCACCAGTGCCACCCCCTCGAGATATGCATAGAAAAGTCGCAACCCCTGTATCGATGTATTATGAAAACCATTCAGTAGTATCCGATAGGATGGGCAGCAACCAAAACATTACGCATGGCGTACCTAACAACGACTTCGAACGAGTAATGAGGCGGAGTCAAGAGAGAACGAATAATCATGGGCCTAATGGACTACGTCGACCGATTTCGAACTCTGAAGATCACCTTGCTATACAAAACAACGAATACTTACAACATCTATATCAGAAAACTGAGCAGCCAAGAAGGCCAGCATCAGTTTCCGCTGAACCTAATCACTATGGAATTTATGCTTTCACACCACCATGGAGAAATAAAATCGAACAACCCAATGTAGTTAAACCCGAACCAGTCCAATCCAGGAATGATTTCCTCTACTATGCTGACCACAGTCCCAGATCTCGTAGACCTATAAGCATAAAAACTAGTCAAAACGGCTACGAAAATCAATACCTTAGTGATTCACAAACATCAGTTAACGTCGCTGAGAGTGTTTATCGTAGACCGAGAAACGCTTCTGAATTTTGGAAGAAATTAGACGATGCCGAAAGGCAGAAGAAACAACAGAACATCTATGCCAACTCTAGAAGCAACAGTGAGCATGTCAGGAATACACCACGAATGCACCATTATTCAGAGGGAAGTAATAGTATACCGAGTCATACAGAGAATATTGACATGCAAAATAAGAATAGGGCAACAAGCGTTGATCAGTCACGAGATGTTATAGATGGTTCCAAAATGTGGAAAGCAACGACCGAGTATAAGAGGTCGATCACCGTTGAACCGCCTAAAGTGGTCACTTCCCCGACATCTAAAACACACGTTCGTCATAAATCTGACACCTTTGTAACTAACAGCTATCAAATACCTTCAGACGAGGATAAGAGCTCAGAACGACGCAAATCAACGAACCTCGATGACGCTCTCAACGAACTTGAGGCAATTTACAATAGCTTAGGATTAGGAGACGAAGACCTGCTAGACAGGGCTGAAAGACGAGAGTCAATGACTCCGAAATACAATGATCACTTCAATGACTGGAATGGAAACGATGACGAGGTCCAGTTGAGAAGTCAACCATCAACGCCGCTTCGGCGGATATCAAGGAGATCAACACTGCCCGATAAATTACAAGACGATATGGCATTCCGTAGAATGAATTCCTTCTCAAAAGAAAAACCAAATTTGAAGGATGCACAAGCACAGATCAGTTACATGCTTGCTTCACCGGTGTACGTACCTTATGCTTCAGATGACGAAAGATATTCGGGGCGGGACGAACCAGATATTGTCCATGACGATGTTGTTTACAGAAATATAAAACAAACTAACAACCGTTTGAAAACTCTTGAACCCCAACCACCTTTTGGTATTCCTCTAGGACCAGTATCTCCTGCTCCTCAAAGTGACTATCTACACGCGACACCTGAAAGTAAGGGACGCTCGCGCTTTATTCCTAGAAGATCACCGGATCTTGTATCAGATGATTTAGCATACAGAAGTTTAAGAAAAGATGCTAGACATTCATCGTTGTTTAACGGAGAGGATTATGGTCACATAAATAACAATCACAATTACAACGAGTATCCTTACAATAAAGATTCTGCAGCTAATCTTAAAAAGAAACGAGCAGTTAGGTCTCTTTCAGCTAACATTTTTACTATGATTCAAAAAGAAATCGACGACGCGCTTAATATGAGCAAAGTGGCAACGTTGCAAAAAACTCATAGCAACAGTGATGTCATGAGGCGCTTGCGGGACACTTTCGAAAACAACGACAACGAGCCAGAGCACTATCCTCGAAATAAGGTAAAGCAAAGGCATAATACTGTTGGTCTCTTCGTCAATAACTCGCACTCGCAAAATCATCATTTCGCAAAAGACGATTCATGCATTCATAGTGACGATAAATACCTCCCCAAACCTGCATCTTGTGATAAGTCCAAAAGTTCATCCCCATCAAATCGATCACCACAAGCATCTAAGCGGTCATCTAAAGACGAATTTCAACAGGTCCTCACTATGCTCGCACAAGAAGCAATGGACACTAGTAATAAGTTAGGTGTAGCTTTAGCTGAACTAGATAAAAATAGGAATAATAACACGGAGAAAAGACCTGATATAAATACCAGGATATCAGACAGTAGGTCACATTTCTTGAACGGCCTAACCAGTGACTCTTATGATAATTCTCAACCAGAAATAAAATTAGTCAACGTACACTCTGAGGTTGTGAGTGAACCCACTAATAGGCTTGTGAAGTCAGATAACGAACAAACTAAAGGCCAAAAAACTGAAGTCAGCCTTCTTGCAATATCAAATCAGTTACACAGAGTAGAAGATCAACTTAAGCATAGCCATGAGAAAGAGTTGAATTTTGATGACGAAAGTTTAAGGCTTTCAAGTTATATCGATAAAACCGAAGAGCCGTTAAAAGCCCAAGAAACCACAGTTATGACTCCAGAGAAAAAGCTGGTACCAGATGTTTTTCCATTAACAGTGCAGAATGACTCTATTAAAGTTGAATTAAAGAATCAGAACGATTTTGATTATAATAATGAGCGAAAATTATCTCCACCTAAAATGAAATCGACCAATCCTTTCTTGAATTCAGATGAAAAATTACAagaaattaatgaaataaatgccTTCAAGGAATTGAAAGACGGCATTTCTGATTTGATTGCTGGAATATCGCAAGTAAATGACAAGTTATTTGTTCCTAAATTACCAAAAGATGACGATAGCAATAAACCCAAAGTAACGGGTATAACTGAGGCTAGTAAGCAATTGAGCCAAGTGACTCAAGAAGTGCCAAAACCAGTACCTAATAGAGCATCTGTTAATTTATCCATTTACGAAGACGATTTAGAAGTAAAGAAAGATGCCGCCGATTCTGCTGAATACAATTCATCCGAAGAGTTGGCGACAATATTCAATTTAGATGGCAATCTAAAACTGCATAGTGTTGATCAGAAAGAACCTGAGAAAGTGAGAGATGAGCTAAGCTCACCAAAACTAGTTCAGACTATGAATCAGCAATTAGGGCGGTTGTCCGTAGATCGGATAGACGAGCCAGCGAGCCAAGACCTGCCAACTAACGTAGTACCGTGGCGAGCAAAGAGGGAAAACAATTCACAAAGCGAATCACGAG GCGACGCGCAGAAGCGCGATTGGCACGATGGCACGTTGATGTTAGCTTGTACCTACACGCTGATGATATCCCAGCACCTGGCCGAGCTGGACTGGCTGACGTTGCTGGGATTGCTGCTCGCCGTCGTCACTATCATCGCTATGCTAATTATTTAG